From the Paraflavitalea soli genome, the window GAAGGTGAGCAATACGGATAACCTGAAGAAAGGTGTTGACATCATTGTAGACTTCCGCGAGCAAACGAAGAACTTTGGCCTGGAACCAGTGGTGAATGGCTGGCTGAAAGGTATCGTTACCAAAAAAGAAGCGGCTAAAGCTATTGCTGCTGACAAATCATCCCTGCAGGCGCAGATCGATTATGTGAAGGAGAAACTGGGTGGAGAGAAAGCGGGATTTTAAGCATTACTGATAATTAATTATTGATTATTGGGTCGCTGAGTTTTCAGCGACCCTTTTTTATGTCTGTATTATCGCTCGTTGATGAGTTGCAGGGCTTTGTTAAGCAGCAGGTCTTCTCCGGTCAATATCTCTTTCATGGTTGGGTAAATGGGCTTATCGATCCTCACCCCTACCCGCTGGGCCTGGCCGCCATCGGGATAAAAGATAGCATTGCCGGTGAAGGGGATGGCATAATTGCCGGGAAGGTTCATTTTCTTATAATCTCCGTCGGCCCCGGCGGTCTGCTGGCCAATGGTAATGCTGTTGGGAAACAGTTTTTGCAGGTTCATGGTATGCCACTCGCTCATGCTGCGGGTAACAGGGTTGACGATGATGAACACTTTTCCTTTGTAGGGAAAGTTTTCGGGAGTTACGCCAGGCGGAAAATAATCGTTGGTATGCTTCAGGGGAGTATAGGTGCCCGCGTATTGCTTGTTAACCTCATAATACCAGCCATAGATATTGGTTTTTTTCCCAAACTTCTTATACAGATAGGTAAAGGCAAATCCGGGCCAGTCGGGGTAATCGCGCATATCGAAGATGAGGGCCTTGCTTTGGGCCATCAGGGCAAGGAGGGAATCCATGACGGCATCCACGCGCTCATCAGGAACATGTTCTATAAAACGAAAGGTATTGTTGATGTTGAAGTAAACAACGCCGCTATCGAGATAGGTGAACTGGTCATCCTGCCTTTTGAGGCTGGGTTTGGCATTGAAATATTTGCCAAGCCGGCGCACGAGGGCGGTATCCCTGGCTTGAAAGAGGGTCAATTCGGATGAGCTAGTCCTGCCTGCCCTATCCACCTGGATGGAGATGGATGGTTTGTCGGCTGCAAAGAGAAAATTGTCACTATATTTTCCGAGGCGATACCAGAGCACGTTGGTATTGGATGCGGACAGGAGTCGTGATAGCTCCCTGATCTTTTCCGCAATGCTGATACCATCGAGGGAGGTGATCAGGTCGCCTTTTTGAATACCTGCTCTACTGCAAAGCTCCTCGATGATGATGCCTGTAACGAGGATCTTATTGTCGAAAAGCTGGTATTCGAATGGTGGATAGAAAGTATTCCTGAATATACGCCTCCTGTTCTTCATGTCTTCATTGAAATACCAGGCATGGGTATCATTGAAGGTGGCTGTAATATTGAGCAGGAGTTTCTCGTATTGTAAGCGGGAATCGCAATTGGTAAATAAGGTAATGAAGTGCAGGAGAACGGTATTCCAATTGCTGTCCATGATATACTTATGGGGGAAGAGGTAGTCAACGGCGCCTTGTATTTTGGCCAATGCCAGCATCCGGTATTCATAGGGGATGTTGAGGGTATCGGCAAACGGGTAAGCGGGTTCATGGGGAACATCGGTAGTATAGTTTTTTTCGGGCAGGTAATAATGGCCGGTATCGGTGTAGCGGTGAATGAAAACCTGCCGGAACTGCTTTTTTATGGCGGGAGTAAGGAAGGGATCGCTGGTGCACCAGGCGGTGTCCAGGTTCTGCTTCATTATTTTTTCTGGTGAGAGAGACAATGAGCTGGCGGCATCTACCGAAGGGAGTTTGGGTAGTGCGCCGGTCATCTGGTGCAGTACTTTGTTAAAGCTCTTGTTGTCTTTGGCCTTACTGAGGAGGGGCCAATAGCAGAGAAAAAAGGAATCGGCCTGCACTTTACCGGTGGCTATGCCGGGATGGTAATATTTGAGGTAGTTCCAGGTCTTGAAGAAATAGTACTTTTTCTTTGTTTCGAAATCGGATTGACTGAAAAGACTGGTTGCAAACAATAAACAGCAGGATACGAGCAGGATGGTACGCATAGTTGTGGTCAGGTGCTTTTTTTAAGCGTGGTAAAGATAAATGGCCCTTACCGGTGAAGCAAGGGCCATTGAGTATATTGATTGGCAATTTGTATTATCGGGACTGGAAATGTTACCAGCTTCCGCTGGCGCCGCCTCCGCCACTGCTTCCGCCGCCGAAGCCGCCAAAGCCACCACCTCCACCGCCGGACCAGCCTCCTCCTCCTCCGCCGCCACCGCCTCTTCCGCCACCCAGCAAGCTGCCGATGATAAAAGGGGTCAGTACATCTCCATAACCCCTGCGGCTCATGTAGCCACCGCCTCCCCCACCGCCGCCACGACCGCGACCTGCAAAGATGGCAATGATGATGATGATCACAATGCCACCAATGATATTACCGAATCCGTTGCCTTTGGATTTGCGTTTGCCATAACCGTCCGGTGCTTTGTATTCGCCCTGGGCGGCCTGTATGAGTGATTGGGTGGCTTTGTCCAATCCCTCATAATAATCGCCGGACCGGAAATTAGGAGCAATATCATTGCGGATGATCTGATTGGCGGTGATATCGGGTATGGCGCCTTCCAGGCCATACCCCACTTCTATGCGGATCTGCTTGTCGTCGATTGCAGCGAGGATAAGTACACCATTATTGGTTTTCTTATTGCCGATGCCCCAGCTACGATAGATGGACAATGCCGTTTCCTCAATTGGCCTGCCGTCGAGGGTCTTAACCAATACAATAGCGATCTGGGTGGAAGTACTATCATCATATGCTACGAGCTTACGTTCCAATTGCTGGGCAGCAGCTGGATCCAATAGGCCGGCATGATCATTAACAAGTTTTGTGGGCTTGTTTTTGATGATGTCATCAATGTTCTGACCATAGGTGACTACGGATAACAGTACAAAGAATATAGCTACCAGTCTTTTCATCCGTTCGTTGTTATTTTATATTGGCCGGTTGTTCTGTGATCAGCTTCAGCTTCCGAAAATGATCTCATCCGGTAGTTCATTTTTATCTGTTTCCCGGTTGAAGGGGAAGTGAAACTGTAAGGCAATACCCACATCTTTGACCACCTGTGTCACCGCATCTGCATAATGGTTTTGGGCAAAGTGCCTTTTCATTGCCTGCACTTCCTTATTCCAGAACTCATTGCCTACTTTTTCATGTATCGCCTGGTCGGCAAAAACTGCAAACTGGTGATCGCGCACAGCTACATACACGAGTACGGCATTGCGATCCTGGGTATAATCCATCTTCAGGTTCCAGAACAGTTCTGCTGCCCTATCGAGGGGATCCACAAAGCGGCAACGGCTTTCTATGAATACGCGAACTTCACCACTGGTGGTCAGTTCTGCCTCCTGAATAGCCTTAACAACCTGCTTCTTTTCTTCTTCGGAGAAGAATTCGCTTTTTCGGGTGAATGGAAAAAGTGCCATGAGGGTATAAGGCTTAGTTTAGAATTTTACTTCCGGTGCTCTTTCAGCTCCTGGATCAGCTTTAAAGCTGTCACGTACTCTGAATCCAAACATGCCTGCAAAGAGGTTGTTGGGGAATCTACGTACAGTGGAGTTGTAACCTTGTACAGCAGTATTAAAATCATTGCGTGAAACTTTAATACGGTTTTCGGTTCCTTCCAGTTGTTTTTGGAGGTCCTGGAAATTCTGGTTGGCTTTCAGATCGGGATATTTTTCGACAGTCACCAATAAACGGCTAAGGGCACCGCTTAATTCACCTTGTGCCTGTTGAAACTGGGCCATTTTCTCAGGTGTAAGGTCACCGGCATTGATATTAACAGAAGTAGCTTTTGAACGGGCTTCTATTACTTTGGTCAGGGTTTCTGTCTCAAAGTTGGCAGCGCCTTTTACTGTATTCACCAGGTTGGGAATCAGATCGGACCTGCGTTGGTAGTCACTTTGTACATTGCCCCATTTTGCTTTTACATCTTCGTCAAGGTTTACCATTTTGTTGTAGCCACTGCATCCACAACCACCGAGGATGAGAATGAATAGAACAACAACGATCAGAACGAGATTACGCGACTTCATTTGTTTAAGATTTGATTACGTATTAAAATTAACGCTTTTGCAATACAGGGCCTATAAATTTTATTGTGTAATTCAACGCTTTATACGCCCCAACCCTTCGGGGCATGGTTTTCGTATTCATTAGTGTATACCTGCTAAAATATATTACATGAAAAACCTTATTTTTTCCCTTTGCCTGTCTGTTGCCTGTATGGCCTGCAAAAAAGACGATAAGGATGCAACACCTGTTGATATCAGTGACCGTGTTTTAACAGAAAACCTTACACAACCCTGGGAGATCATCTGGGGTCCGGATGATTTTATCTGGATGACAGAACGAGGCGGCCGCGTGAGCCGTGTAAACCCGGCATCGGGCGCGGTTACACCCCTGATCACGATCAGTGAGGTAAGCAGCCAGGGAGAGGGTGGCCTGCTCGGCATGGCATTACACCCTTCCTTCAACACTACGCCACAGGTGTATGTAGCTTACAATTACAACAGTGGCGGGAACTACCGGGAAAAGATCGTGCGGTATCAATACAATGGCACTACGCTCACCAACCCGGTTATTATTATAGACAATATTGCCGCTTCCAATATTCATAACGGATGTCGGCTGTTAATTGTTGGCGATAAGCTGTTCATCAGTACGGGTGATGCGGCCAACCAATCCTTGCCGCAAAATACAGGTGTGGTAAATGGCAAGATACTCCGGTTAAACCTGGATGGCTCGATTCCCGGCGACAACCCAATAGCCGGCAACCCGGTGTGGAGTTATGGACACCGCAATGCGCAGGGCCTGGTATACGCCAATAATAAACTGTATAGTTCGGAACATGGTCCGGACTCAGATGATGAAGTGAACATTATTGAGAAAGGCAGGAACTATGGCTGGCCGGATGTGAAAGGTTTTTGTGAAGGCAGTGAACAGAACTTTTGTTCTACGAACAATGTAAAAGAACCCTTAAAAGCCTGGACACCTACGATCGCGGTAAGTGGCATGGATTATTACGACAAGGACCTGATCCCGCAATGGAAGAATTCACTGCTGGTAGCTACGTTGAAAAACAGCCGGCTGGTGCAATTGCAGCTCAACAATGGGCATGATGGTATTGCAGCAACAAATGATTTTTTAACGAATAAGTATGGCAGGATGCGGGATGTATGTATTGCTCCCGACGGAAAGGTATATGTGTGTACGGGCAATGGCAACAATGATAAAATTGTAGAGATCTCTACAACAGACTAGGCAGGAAGCGCAAGGTGATGGTAGTACCGGCCTGTGGCGCTGACTGGATATTGAGTGTGGCGCCCAACGCTGTTGATCTTTCACGCATACTTCTAAGACCATTGGTAGAAGTGACACGGCCAGTATCAAATCCTTTGCCATTATCGCTGACGGTCAATTGCAGGCTGTTGTTTTGCCGGCTTAGCCGGATAGCAACGGTAGTAGCCTGTGCATACTTGGCGGCATTATTGACTGCCTCCTTGAACACAAGAAAGAAATCACGCCGCTGTTCCATCGCCAGGGTTTGCTGCAGGATGTCATTATCCACATCAAAAACAACGTCAATGTTCTTGCATTCGAGGGTATGGTTTACATATTCCCGCATGCGGACCACCATATTTTCGAGCTTATCGTTATCGGGCCGAATGGTCCATACAATATCACTCATGGCCTGTTGTATCTGCTGTGATTGTTCGGTGATGTTTTCGAGGATGGTAGCTGATTTATTGATATCGCGGGACAGGTTGTTCTGCGACACTTTTGACAGGATATTAATACTGGTGAGGGTAGAACCAATATCATCGTGAAGATCGCGGGCAATATCGTTGCGGATCTTCTCCAATTCTTTTTGTTGCTCCAACTTTTTCTTAAGCTGGTAACGATTGAACAGCATGACTACGAGCGACAGCAGGAGTATGGTGCCTATGATCCAGGCGTTGCGTAACTGGGCCTGTGCGCGAAGCTCGTGTGCCTGTAAGCTTTTTTCCTTTTCAGCGAGCTGCAGTTTTTGCTCTTTGGCCTGTGAAAGGAGTAATTGTTTTTCGAGCTCTTCATCCTGCCGTTTTATTTTGAGTTCCTGCAATTGCTTTGACTGGACCAGCAGGTCAATTTCATTTTGCTTCCGTTTTGCCTCTTCCCTGTTGCCGGCAATAACGGCTTTTTGTTTCTCCAGCTCCAACTTGCGGATCTTCTGTTCTGCATTGAGTGTTGCTATGGACTGGTCTTTCTTTTCTGTCTCGTATTTTGTTTGCAGCTCGGCGATATTGGTTTGGGTAGCTTCATTGACGATGCTGTCTTTGTACAGGTGGTATTTTTTTAATTCCTCATAGGCATTTGTAAAATCGCCCTGGTTTTTATAGTAGGCAGCTTTGCTGCCGTAGAAATCGCGCCAGAGGGTTTTGTTATTGAGTTGGGCAGAAATGTAATAAGATTCCTTAAAATAAGCCATTGCAGCAGTGGTATCTTTCAGGTCACCACATAGTAAGGCAGCCCACCTGGTCTTATTGGCCAGGCCGAGTTTATCATTCATTTCCCTGCAAATGGCAATGGATTTTTTAATGTATTCGAGGGCATCCACTTTTCTTTTCTGCATGTTCATCAGTACGGACATGTTGTCGTAACCGGGTACCAATCTTGCTTTTACGCCGGTCTTTTCTGCATACCGGGTAGAGATCTCCTGGTATTTGATGGCGGAGTCGATCGACTGCTGTCTTAAGAACAGGGAAAGGTTGGCATAGGAAGTAGCCAGGCCGGCTATATCGCCCACTTTCTCGCGCATGGCAATGGTCTGCCTGGTATACCGGATGGCCTCTACAGATCTGCCCAGGCCATGGTAAACGGCCGCGAGGTTGCTGGTAGCAGTGGCCATGCCCGACAGGTCCTGCACCTGGTCATACACGCGTATTGCTTTCAGTATCCAATGTGCCTGTTTTTCCAATTCGCCCTGCACACCAAACATGTACCCCATGTCATTGTACACAAGACCTGTATATCCGGATATATTCTTTTCAAAGTATAATGCCAGGGCTTTATGGAAGAGTTTTTCAGCATCGGCGTGCTGTTCGTTATACATCAGGCTTTGCCCCTGCTGATAAAAAGCCAATGCCAGCATAAAGCTATCCTTTAACCGGGTGGCAATCTGAATACCTTCATTGACCAGGTGATCAATTTTACCGGTAGTGGATTGTTGTATGGTGATATCGGCCTCTTTGAGACGGGCAAAACCTTCGCCGCGCAGCATCTTCTTTTCTTTGCTCCATTGGAGGGCCTGTTGGGTAAAGCGCATGGCATTGTCCAGG encodes:
- a CDS encoding PQQ-dependent sugar dehydrogenase, translating into MKNLIFSLCLSVACMACKKDDKDATPVDISDRVLTENLTQPWEIIWGPDDFIWMTERGGRVSRVNPASGAVTPLITISEVSSQGEGGLLGMALHPSFNTTPQVYVAYNYNSGGNYREKIVRYQYNGTTLTNPVIIIDNIAASNIHNGCRLLIVGDKLFISTGDAANQSLPQNTGVVNGKILRLNLDGSIPGDNPIAGNPVWSYGHRNAQGLVYANNKLYSSEHGPDSDDEVNIIEKGRNYGWPDVKGFCEGSEQNFCSTNNVKEPLKAWTPTIAVSGMDYYDKDLIPQWKNSLLVATLKNSRLVQLQLNNGHDGIAATNDFLTNKYGRMRDVCIAPDGKVYVCTGNGNNDKIVEISTTD
- a CDS encoding tetratricopeptide repeat-containing sensor histidine kinase; amino-acid sequence: MSITTHFPFSTTAFTMLLLVLFGIPAAHAQSYSKADSIKIYKLLASADEEAVTGSLDNAMRFTQQALQWSKEKKMLRGEGFARLKEADITIQQSTTGKIDHLVNEGIQIATRLKDSFMLALAFYQQGQSLMYNEQHADAEKLFHKALALYFEKNISGYTGLVYNDMGYMFGVQGELEKQAHWILKAIRVYDQVQDLSGMATATSNLAAVYHGLGRSVEAIRYTRQTIAMREKVGDIAGLATSYANLSLFLRQQSIDSAIKYQEISTRYAEKTGVKARLVPGYDNMSVLMNMQKRKVDALEYIKKSIAICREMNDKLGLANKTRWAALLCGDLKDTTAAMAYFKESYYISAQLNNKTLWRDFYGSKAAYYKNQGDFTNAYEELKKYHLYKDSIVNEATQTNIAELQTKYETEKKDQSIATLNAEQKIRKLELEKQKAVIAGNREEAKRKQNEIDLLVQSKQLQELKIKRQDEELEKQLLLSQAKEQKLQLAEKEKSLQAHELRAQAQLRNAWIIGTILLLSLVVMLFNRYQLKKKLEQQKELEKIRNDIARDLHDDIGSTLTSINILSKVSQNNLSRDINKSATILENITEQSQQIQQAMSDIVWTIRPDNDKLENMVVRMREYVNHTLECKNIDVVFDVDNDILQQTLAMEQRRDFFLVFKEAVNNAAKYAQATTVAIRLSRQNNSLQLTVSDNGKGFDTGRVTSTNGLRSMRERSTALGATLNIQSAPQAGTTITLRFLPSLL
- a CDS encoding TPM domain-containing protein, translated to MALFPFTRKSEFFSEEEKKQVVKAIQEAELTTSGEVRVFIESRCRFVDPLDRAAELFWNLKMDYTQDRNAVLVYVAVRDHQFAVFADQAIHEKVGNEFWNKEVQAMKRHFAQNHYADAVTQVVKDVGIALQFHFPFNRETDKNELPDEIIFGS
- a CDS encoding TPM domain-containing protein yields the protein MKRLVAIFFVLLSVVTYGQNIDDIIKNKPTKLVNDHAGLLDPAAAQQLERKLVAYDDSTSTQIAIVLVKTLDGRPIEETALSIYRSWGIGNKKTNNGVLILAAIDDKQIRIEVGYGLEGAIPDITANQIIRNDIAPNFRSGDYYEGLDKATQSLIQAAQGEYKAPDGYGKRKSKGNGFGNIIGGIVIIIIIAIFAGRGRGGGGGGGGYMSRRGYGDVLTPFIIGSLLGGGRGGGGGGGGGWSGGGGGGFGGFGGGSSGGGGASGSW
- a CDS encoding S41 family peptidase, with the translated sequence MRTILLVSCCLLFATSLFSQSDFETKKKYYFFKTWNYLKYYHPGIATGKVQADSFFLCYWPLLSKAKDNKSFNKVLHQMTGALPKLPSVDAASSLSLSPEKIMKQNLDTAWCTSDPFLTPAIKKQFRQVFIHRYTDTGHYYLPEKNYTTDVPHEPAYPFADTLNIPYEYRMLALAKIQGAVDYLFPHKYIMDSNWNTVLLHFITLFTNCDSRLQYEKLLLNITATFNDTHAWYFNEDMKNRRRIFRNTFYPPFEYQLFDNKILVTGIIIEELCSRAGIQKGDLITSLDGISIAEKIRELSRLLSASNTNVLWYRLGKYSDNFLFAADKPSISIQVDRAGRTSSSELTLFQARDTALVRRLGKYFNAKPSLKRQDDQFTYLDSGVVYFNINNTFRFIEHVPDERVDAVMDSLLALMAQSKALIFDMRDYPDWPGFAFTYLYKKFGKKTNIYGWYYEVNKQYAGTYTPLKHTNDYFPPGVTPENFPYKGKVFIIVNPVTRSMSEWHTMNLQKLFPNSITIGQQTAGADGDYKKMNLPGNYAIPFTGNAIFYPDGGQAQRVGVRIDKPIYPTMKEILTGEDLLLNKALQLINER
- a CDS encoding LemA family protein, yielding MKSRNLVLIVVVLFILILGGCGCSGYNKMVNLDEDVKAKWGNVQSDYQRRSDLIPNLVNTVKGAANFETETLTKVIEARSKATSVNINAGDLTPEKMAQFQQAQGELSGALSRLLVTVEKYPDLKANQNFQDLQKQLEGTENRIKVSRNDFNTAVQGYNSTVRRFPNNLFAGMFGFRVRDSFKADPGAERAPEVKF